A genomic region of Rhizobium sp. NXC24 contains the following coding sequences:
- a CDS encoding glycosyltransferase, which yields MFGSEILQGIRPRSTPQARQAFVTLVTNADYAMGALALMHSISRTSTRADMVVLHTAGVDERDLAPLEGLGCRLVEVEHLALSDEFNERHARGNLHANAPFTKGRKPSFHSPLDNFCKLRLWQLIDYDTCVFIDADALVLKNVDRLFDYPEFSAAPNVYESLADFHRMNSGVFVAKPSLATFKDMLKLLDRPDVFWRRTDQTFLETFFPDWHGLPVFMNMLQYVWFTMPTLWDWNSISILHYQYEKPWEKNHPKADQLKPLIDLWHHFHAGRDVPDITAFANPKEAA from the coding sequence ATGTTCGGAAGCGAAATCCTGCAGGGGATACGGCCGCGCTCCACCCCGCAAGCGCGGCAAGCCTTCGTCACGCTCGTCACCAATGCCGACTACGCCATGGGCGCGTTGGCATTGATGCATTCGATTTCGCGCACCAGCACCAGAGCCGATATGGTGGTTCTACACACGGCAGGCGTCGACGAAAGGGATCTTGCGCCGCTGGAAGGGCTCGGCTGCCGGCTGGTGGAGGTGGAACATCTGGCGCTCTCCGACGAATTCAACGAGCGCCACGCGCGCGGCAATCTGCATGCCAACGCTCCTTTCACCAAGGGTCGTAAGCCTTCCTTCCACTCGCCGCTCGATAATTTCTGCAAGCTCAGGCTCTGGCAGCTCATCGACTATGACACCTGTGTCTTCATCGATGCGGATGCATTGGTGCTGAAGAATGTCGACAGGCTCTTCGACTATCCGGAATTTTCCGCCGCACCCAACGTGTATGAAAGCCTTGCGGACTTTCATCGAATGAATTCCGGCGTCTTCGTCGCCAAGCCGTCGCTCGCGACCTTCAAGGACATGCTGAAGCTGCTCGATCGTCCCGACGTTTTCTGGCGGCGCACCGACCAAACCTTTCTGGAGACATTCTTCCCGGATTGGCACGGCCTGCCGGTCTTCATGAATATGCTGCAATATGTATGGTTCACCATGCCCACGCTTTGGGACTGGAACAGCATTTCGATCCTGCATTACCAATATGAAAAGCCTTGGGAGAAGAACCACCCGAAGGCCGATCAACTGAAACCGCTGATCGATTTGTGGCACCATTTCCATGCCGGGCGTGACGTGCCAGACATCACCGCATTCGCCAATCCGAAAGAGGCGGCATGA
- a CDS encoding NAD(P)-dependent oxidoreductase — protein sequence MKVLVSGGTGLVGRYIVEELLAAGYQVAVGGRNAPESSLFSQPVTLVPFSLDPSEDQSDVFDDAYFFVHAAFAHVPGKYRGGEGDDPESFRRLNRDGTIKLFETAKRAGIRRCIFLSSRAIYGDRLAGETLTEDIIPTPNTLYGEVKRDAEHALFSLSAPSFLTASLRATGVYGDLRPNKWDDLFADYLAGKPVPSRAGTEVHGRDLGRAVRLLLETETSRISGEAFNLSDILTDTHNILAHLQRATGCPNPLPAPAPQGVVSAMDTSKIRALGWRAGGARLLEETVARLAVPLRHAGFSASTSSRPS from the coding sequence ATGAAAGTTCTGGTCTCGGGCGGGACAGGTCTCGTCGGCCGCTATATCGTCGAGGAGCTGCTTGCTGCTGGATATCAGGTTGCCGTCGGCGGCCGCAACGCACCGGAATCCAGCCTCTTCTCCCAGCCCGTCACCCTCGTGCCATTTAGCCTCGACCCTTCTGAAGATCAGAGCGACGTCTTCGACGATGCCTATTTCTTCGTGCACGCGGCCTTCGCGCATGTCCCCGGCAAATATCGCGGCGGCGAAGGCGACGATCCCGAGAGCTTCCGCCGGCTCAATCGGGATGGCACGATAAAGCTATTCGAGACGGCAAAACGCGCGGGCATCCGCCGCTGCATCTTTCTCTCGTCGCGCGCCATCTATGGTGATCGGCTGGCCGGCGAGACGCTGACGGAAGACATCATCCCGACGCCGAACACGCTCTATGGCGAAGTGAAGCGCGATGCCGAACACGCCCTCTTCTCCTTGTCCGCGCCCAGCTTCCTGACGGCGAGCCTAAGAGCGACGGGCGTCTACGGCGATCTCCGCCCGAACAAATGGGATGATCTTTTCGCCGATTACCTCGCGGGAAAGCCGGTTCCGTCCCGCGCCGGAACCGAAGTCCACGGCCGTGACCTCGGCCGCGCCGTCCGCCTGCTCTTGGAAACCGAGACCAGCCGCATCAGCGGCGAGGCTTTCAACCTCTCGGATATTCTCACCGATACGCACAATATCCTTGCGCATTTGCAGCGGGCAACCGGCTGTCCGAACCCCCTGCCCGCACCCGCGCCACAGGGCGTCGTTAGCGCGATGGATACATCGAAAATCCGCGCGCTCGGCTGGCGCGCCGGTGGCGCGAGATTGCTGGAAGAGACCGTTGCCAGATTGGCGGTGCCGCTGCGCCATGCGGGTTTCAGCGCATCAACATCATCTCGTCCCAGCTAA
- a CDS encoding DinB family protein, translated as MSGFDPIRVFRKLAYNNALANTRLHRACAALRPGEFEARRVSFFPSIKSTLSHILTVDWFYVDALEGGTLGLKAFDIEEPFDTLDALTVEQGKVDQRLVVLCEYLNPEGLVRVIDLHRGDRIQRERAEDVLSHLFQHQTHHRGQVHAMLAGSSVAPPQLDEFIVADDARFRGEDLAALSWDEMMLMR; from the coding sequence ATGTCCGGTTTCGATCCGATCCGCGTGTTCCGCAAGCTCGCTTACAACAACGCCTTGGCGAATACTCGATTGCATCGGGCCTGTGCGGCGCTTCGGCCTGGTGAGTTCGAGGCCAGGCGGGTGAGTTTCTTTCCCTCGATCAAGTCGACCCTTAGTCACATCCTGACCGTCGACTGGTTTTATGTCGATGCGCTGGAGGGCGGCACGCTCGGTCTTAAAGCTTTCGACATCGAAGAGCCGTTCGATACGCTCGATGCTTTGACGGTGGAGCAAGGCAAAGTCGACCAGCGGCTCGTGGTTCTGTGTGAATATCTGAATCCCGAGGGGCTGGTGCGGGTGATCGACCTGCATCGCGGCGACCGCATCCAGAGGGAGCGAGCGGAAGACGTGCTGAGCCATCTTTTCCAGCATCAGACCCATCATCGCGGGCAGGTGCATGCCATGCTCGCCGGCAGCAGCGTCGCCCCGCCGCAACTGGATGAATTCATCGTTGCCGACGATGCGAGATTTCGGGGTGAGGACTTGGCGGCGCTTAGCTGGGACGAGATGATGTTGATGCGCTGA
- a CDS encoding NUDIX hydrolase — MSKRRVIRVNAGYARYQMRVAGLGFREGHVLVHRAVHEPFWTFPGGRAEIGETSQETLRREMIEELGVDVVVGRLLWMVENFFHYERRDWHELGLYYVMDIPRGFPFRPEEIVHRIQDGDNHLEFKWVPATREALVALDIPPYFIADEIESLPITARHLVWRDGDLDKA, encoded by the coding sequence ATGTCGAAACGCAGGGTCATCAGGGTGAACGCCGGTTATGCGCGATACCAGATGCGCGTAGCGGGCCTTGGTTTTCGCGAGGGGCATGTGCTCGTCCACCGCGCTGTGCATGAGCCGTTCTGGACCTTTCCGGGCGGCCGGGCGGAAATCGGCGAGACGTCGCAGGAGACGTTGCGGCGAGAGATGATCGAAGAGCTGGGCGTCGACGTTGTGGTTGGCCGGCTGCTTTGGATGGTGGAGAACTTCTTTCACTACGAGCGCCGTGATTGGCATGAGCTGGGACTCTACTATGTGATGGATATCCCCCGGGGTTTCCCGTTTCGGCCCGAGGAAATCGTTCATCGCATCCAAGACGGCGACAATCATCTCGAATTCAAATGGGTGCCGGCCACGCGCGAGGCGCTGGTTGCACTCGATATTCCGCCCTATTTCATTGCCGACGAAATCGAAAGCCTGCCGATAACCGCGCGCCATCTGGTTTGGCGGGACGGCGATCTCGACAAAGCGTAG
- a CDS encoding metallophosphoesterase, with product MIGRRGFLKLFGSSIVGLMALGGYAFGYEPVLRLNVARYQLTPPGWTPGLKLRVVALADFHACRPWMTADRIASICTRANDLGGDIIVLLGDYTSGTDFVTGRVDHRVWAAELAALKAPLGVHAIVGNHDWWHDAAAQKRGSGPTFSHKALADVGIPVYSNRSARLEKDGHGFWLAGVEDQLALRRSVRWKRQFTTGLDDLDGTLAQVNDSAPVILLAHEPDIFPTVPSRVSLTLSGHTHGGQVRVFGWSPYLPSRYGDRYVYGHIVEEDRHIIVSGGLGCSVAPVRVGVPPEIVVIDLG from the coding sequence GTGATCGGCCGTCGCGGTTTCCTGAAGCTCTTCGGCAGCAGTATCGTCGGATTGATGGCGCTCGGTGGCTATGCCTTTGGATACGAGCCCGTCTTGCGCCTCAACGTGGCCCGCTACCAGTTGACGCCGCCTGGTTGGACGCCGGGGCTGAAACTGAGGGTCGTGGCACTGGCCGATTTTCATGCGTGCAGACCGTGGATGACGGCCGATCGCATCGCCTCCATTTGCACCCGTGCCAACGATCTCGGTGGCGATATCATCGTTCTGCTCGGCGATTACACGTCGGGGACGGATTTCGTAACTGGACGCGTCGATCATCGGGTGTGGGCGGCGGAGCTCGCGGCCCTGAAGGCGCCGCTCGGCGTTCACGCGATCGTCGGCAATCATGATTGGTGGCACGATGCGGCGGCGCAGAAGCGCGGCTCAGGCCCGACCTTCAGTCATAAGGCATTGGCGGATGTCGGAATTCCGGTCTATTCCAATCGTTCGGCTCGTCTCGAAAAGGATGGACACGGCTTTTGGCTGGCAGGCGTCGAGGATCAGCTTGCTTTGCGCCGGAGCGTCCGCTGGAAGCGCCAGTTCACGACGGGACTCGATGATCTCGACGGCACGCTGGCGCAGGTGAATGACTCGGCGCCGGTTATCCTGCTCGCCCATGAGCCCGATATCTTTCCGACCGTGCCGTCGCGCGTGTCGCTGACCTTGTCCGGTCATACGCATGGCGGGCAGGTCAGGGTTTTCGGCTGGTCGCCCTATCTGCCGTCGCGCTATGGCGACCGGTATGTCTATGGCCATATTGTCGAAGAGGATCGGCATATCATCGTCTCCGGCGGCCTGGGCTGTTCGGTGGCGCCGGTTCGCGTCGGCGTCCCGCCGGAAATCGTTGTGATCGATCTGGGATAG
- the ruvB gene encoding Holliday junction branch migration DNA helicase RuvB, protein MSEAARLISPEKRGEDLDVTLRPQSLDEFTGQAEARANLKVFIEAAKGRGEALDHVLFVGPPGLGKTTLAQIMAKELGVNFRSTSGPVIAKAGDLAALLTNLEERDVLFIDEIHRLNPAVEEILYPAMEDFQLDLIIGEGPAARSVKIDLAKFTLVAATTRLGLLTTPLRDRFGIPVRLSFYTVEELELIVRRGARLMGLGITEEGAREIARRARGTPRIAGRLLRRVRDFAEVAKAEAVTREIADEALTRLLVDNVGFDQLDKRYLNMIAVNFGGGPVGIETIAAGLSEPRDAIEDIIEPYMIQQGFIQRTPRGRVLTAIAWRHLGMQPPKDLEAAQFRLFQEEGE, encoded by the coding sequence ATGAGCGAAGCCGCACGCTTGATATCGCCGGAAAAGCGGGGCGAAGACCTGGATGTGACGCTTAGGCCGCAGTCGCTGGACGAGTTCACCGGCCAGGCGGAGGCTCGCGCCAATCTCAAGGTGTTCATCGAGGCCGCGAAAGGACGCGGCGAGGCGCTGGACCATGTGCTGTTCGTCGGCCCCCCGGGTCTCGGCAAGACGACGCTGGCGCAGATCATGGCGAAGGAACTCGGCGTCAATTTCCGCTCGACGTCCGGCCCTGTCATCGCCAAGGCCGGCGATCTTGCCGCGCTTCTGACCAATCTCGAAGAGCGGGACGTGCTCTTCATCGACGAAATCCATCGCCTCAATCCGGCCGTCGAAGAAATTCTCTATCCGGCCATGGAGGATTTTCAGCTTGACCTGATTATCGGCGAAGGCCCGGCCGCGCGTTCGGTGAAGATCGATCTCGCAAAGTTCACGCTGGTCGCCGCCACCACGCGTCTCGGCCTGCTGACGACGCCGCTGCGTGACCGTTTCGGCATTCCTGTTCGCCTAAGCTTCTATACGGTCGAGGAACTGGAGCTGATCGTCCGCCGAGGAGCGCGGCTGATGGGGCTCGGGATAACCGAAGAGGGCGCGCGCGAGATTGCCAGGCGCGCCCGCGGCACGCCACGCATCGCCGGCCGCCTGCTGCGCAGGGTGCGTGATTTCGCCGAAGTGGCAAAGGCGGAGGCGGTAACCCGCGAGATCGCCGATGAGGCATTGACGCGGCTGCTGGTCGACAATGTCGGTTTCGATCAGCTCGACAAGCGCTATCTCAACATGATCGCCGTCAATTTCGGCGGCGGCCCGGTCGGCATCGAAACCATCGCCGCGGGCCTCTCCGAACCGCGCGACGCGATCGAGGATATCATCGAGCCCTATATGATCCAGCAGGGTTTCATTCAGCGCACGCCGCGAGGCCGCGTGCTGACGGCGATCGCCTGGAGGCATCTCGGGATGCAGCCGCCAAAGGACCTGGAGGCAGCACAGTTCAGGCTGTTCCAGGAGGAAGGCGAGTGA
- the ruvA gene encoding Holliday junction branch migration protein RuvA, with protein MIGKLKGTIEEIGEDYALVDVHGVCYVAYCSARTLSKLGSVGEACVLFIETYVREDQIRLFGFTTVLEREWFNLLQTVQGIGAKVALALLSTLTPSELANAIALQDRGAVSRAPGVGPKVAMRIVTELKNKAPAFAGEAINIGLKQELGDGVASAPVADAVSALTNLGYSRDQAANAVAAAMKSAGEEADSAKLIRLGLKELAR; from the coding sequence ATGATCGGCAAGTTGAAAGGCACAATCGAAGAGATCGGCGAGGACTATGCGCTCGTGGATGTGCACGGCGTCTGCTACGTCGCCTATTGTTCGGCGCGTACGCTGTCGAAACTCGGCTCGGTCGGCGAAGCCTGTGTTCTCTTCATCGAGACATATGTCCGCGAGGACCAGATCCGTCTTTTCGGGTTCACGACGGTGCTTGAACGGGAGTGGTTCAATCTTCTGCAGACGGTGCAGGGTATCGGCGCGAAGGTGGCGCTGGCACTGTTGTCGACGCTGACGCCGTCGGAGCTCGCCAATGCGATCGCGCTGCAGGACCGCGGCGCCGTATCCCGGGCGCCGGGTGTCGGGCCGAAAGTGGCGATGCGCATCGTCACCGAGCTGAAGAACAAGGCGCCGGCGTTTGCGGGCGAGGCGATCAATATCGGCCTAAAGCAGGAATTGGGCGATGGCGTCGCTTCCGCCCCGGTCGCGGATGCCGTTTCTGCGCTCACCAATCTCGGCTATTCCCGCGACCAGGCCGCAAATGCGGTTGCGGCTGCGATGAAATCGGCGGGTGAGGAAGCAGACAGCGCCAAGCTGATCCGGCTGGGCTTGAAGGAGCTCGCACGGTGA
- the ruvC gene encoding crossover junction endodeoxyribonuclease RuvC: protein MQNTIRIIGIDPGLRRTGWGIIDTLGNSLRFVASGTVTSDGEMDLASRLCQLHDGLADIVHSYKPDEAAVEQTFVNKDAVATLKLGQARGIAMLVPARAGLQVAEYAPNAVKKAVIGVGHGEKQQIHMMLKILMPKVEFKGNDAADALAIAICHAHNRGASRMRQAALAG, encoded by the coding sequence ATGCAGAATACGATTCGAATCATCGGCATCGATCCCGGCCTGCGCCGCACCGGCTGGGGCATTATCGACACATTGGGCAATTCCCTGCGTTTCGTGGCCTCGGGGACGGTGACGTCGGACGGCGAGATGGATCTCGCGTCGCGCCTCTGCCAGCTTCACGATGGGCTTGCCGATATCGTCCACAGCTACAAGCCGGATGAAGCCGCTGTCGAACAGACCTTCGTCAATAAGGATGCGGTGGCGACGCTGAAGCTCGGCCAGGCGCGCGGTATCGCCATGCTCGTGCCGGCGCGCGCCGGGCTGCAGGTTGCCGAATATGCGCCGAATGCCGTCAAGAAGGCAGTGATCGGTGTGGGTCATGGCGAGAAGCAGCAGATCCACATGATGCTGAAGATCCTGATGCCGAAGGTGGAGTTCAAAGGCAACGACGCCGCCGATGCACTCGCCATCGCCATCTGCCATGCCCATAATCGCGGCGCCAGCCGGATGCGCCAGGCGGCGCTGGCGGGGTAG